A genomic region of Zea mays cultivar B73 chromosome 6, Zm-B73-REFERENCE-NAM-5.0, whole genome shotgun sequence contains the following coding sequences:
- the LOC103630186 gene encoding uncharacterized protein isoform X1 gives MSSETAAAPSETEAARANLLKRNSDDVGWEYGVLVDANNKDKVKCKFCDKEMRGGIYRLKEHLAHVGKNVKKCTSATPQALEAKEKCKKAIEAAKRKREEKTVRELELREEVNVSRVGEESEEVTCVGSSQPHKLGPIDKWTRAIDPTKADSFKQQQLNKELWKEREHEVHKFIARWAYNHGIPFNACDNDEFKQMCEAIGQFGPGLTPPTQDAFRGSLLEEEYERTKCLLQEREAEKMKNGCSIMTDAWSDRKRRSIMNICTNCADGTSFISSKEMSDVSHTSEVIFELVDKAIEDIGEENVVQVVTDNASNNMGAKKLLLEKRPQIFWTSCAAHTINLMLQGIGKLPRFRKVIDQAKSFTIFVYGHTRTLECLRYFTEGKELVRPGVTRFASYFLTLNSMQEKKDQLRKMVVHSRWDSLKDVKSKKGKEATATILSPAFWKDVKLMLAVFEPLVKVLRLVDGDVKPSMGFLYGELLKAKREIKEAFGNVESRFKDVMAVIEKKMNGRLDSPLHLTAFLLNPHYSYANPSIFDEPKMNEAFISCVEQFYYHDEDQQEQAANFELKKFQNREGPFSKKLARTFQNYDYNPGRASWWRLYGTETPALQKMATRILSLTSSSSGCERNWSGFEGIHTKKRNRLTTTRLNKLVYIQFNNRLMNNREKIKSKKITDVLLSSDTTEAQGFLQEGGDDCAQVVFRDEEEDEMEGTGIPWSVIGEAVGAEEQLEPRRSARVRELYEGEEFESEEEEYEDEDLCYSEDEI, from the exons ATGTCATCAGAAACTGCAGCTGCACCTTCTGAAACTGAAGCAGCTAGAGCGAATCTCCTAAAAAGAAATTCAGATGATGTTGGATGGGAATATGGTGTTCTTGTTGATGCTAACAACAAAGACAAGGTGAAGTGTAAATTCTGTGACAAGGAGATGAGGGGAGGGATTTATAGGTTGAAGGAGcatcttgcccatgttggaaagaATGTGAAGAAATGCACGTCTGCAACACCGCAGGCTCTAGAGGCTAAAGAGAAGTGCAAGAAAGCAATTGAGGCTGCAAAAAGGAAGAGGGAGGAGAAGACTGTTCGTGAGCTAGAACTTAGAGAGGAAGTGAATGTATCTAGGGTTGGAGAGGAGTCAGAAGAAGTCACTTGTGTTGGAAGCTCACAGCCTCACAAATTAGGGCCAATTGACAAATGGACACGTGCTATTGATCCTACCAAGGCTGATTCATTCAAACAACAGCAGCTGAACAAGGAACTATGGAAAGAAAGAGAGCATGAGGTGCACAAGTTTATTGCAAGATGGGCCTATAATCATG GAATACCTTTCAATGCATGTGACAATGATGAGTTCAAGCAAATGTGTGAAGCAATTGGACAATTTGGACCAGGACTtacacctccaactcaagatgcCTTTCGAGGTAGTTTGCTGGAAGAAGAATATGAAAGAACCAAGTGTTTGCTGCAGGAACGTGAAGCCGAGAAGATGAAAAATGGTTGCTCTATTATGACCGATGCTTGGTCAGATAGAAAGAGGAGAAGCATAATGAATATATGCACTAATTGTGCTGATGGAACCTCCTTCATCAGCTCAAAAGAGATGTCAGATGTGTCACACACAAGCGAAGTCATTTTTGAATTAGTGGACAAAGCAATTGAAGACATTGGTGAAGAAAATGTGGTGCAAGTAGTCACTGACAATGCCTCTAACAACATGGGAGCAAAGAAGCTATTGCTTGAGAAGAGACCACAAATATTTTGGACCTCTTGTGCAGCTCACACAATCAACTTGATGCTCCAAGGAATTGGCAAATTGCCTCGGTTCAGGAAAGTGATTGACCAAGCAAAGTCATTTACCATATTTGTGTATGGCCACACAAGAACATTGGAGTGCTTGAGATACTTCACAGAGGGGAAAGAGCTAGTGAGGCCAGGAGTGACTAGGTTTGCTTCATACTTTCTCACTTTGAACAGTATGCAAGAGAAGAAGGACCAGTTAAGGAAGATGGTAGTTCATAGCAGGTGGGACTCATTAAAGGATGTGaaatcaaagaaaggaaaagaggccACAGCTACTATATTGAGTCCAGCCTTTTGGAAGGATGTGAAGCTAATGTTGGCTGTTTTTGAGCCATTGGTCAAAGTCCTCCGTTTGGTTGATGGGGATGTGAAGCCATCCATGGGTTTCCTTTATGGAGAGCTACTAAAGGCAAAAAGAGAGATCAAAGAGGCCTTTGGCAATGTTGAGTCTCGATTCAAAGATGTTATGGCTGTAATTGAGAAGAAGATGAATGGAAGACTTGATTCTCCATTGCATTTGACAGCTTTTTTGCTGAATCCACACTATAGCTATGCTAACCCATCAATATTTGATGAGCCCAAAATGAATGAAGCCTTCATATCTTGTGTCGAGCAATTTTATTATCATGATGAGGACCAACAAGAACAGGCTGCCAACTTTGAATTGAAAAAATTTCAGAATAGAGAAGGACCATTTAGCAAGAAGCTTGCAAGAACTTTTCAAAACTATGATTACAATCCAGGTAGAG CATCATGGTGGCGGTTATATGGAACTGAAACACCAGCTTTACAGAAGATGGCTACAAGGATATTATCTTTGACATCAAGCTCTTCTGGTTGTGAAAGAAATTGGAGCGGGTTTGAAGGG ATACACACTAAGAAGAGAAATAGGCTGACTACAACCCGCCTCAACAAGTTGGTCTATATTCAGTTCAATAACAGGCTGATGAATAACAGAGAAAAGATTAAGTCAAAGAAAATCACTGATGTTCTCTTGTCTAGTGATACAACTGAAGCTCAAGGTTTTCTCCAAGAGGGTGGAGATGATTGTGCACAAGTTGTCTTTAgagatgaggaggaagatgagATGGAAGGTACAGGGATACCTTGGTCTGTTATTGGAGAGGCAGTGGGAGCAGAAGAACAGCTTGAGCCTCGTAGAAGTGCAAGAGTGAGAGAGCTCTATGAAggagaagagtttgagtctgaagaAGAAGAGTATGAAGATGAAGATTTGTGCTACAGTGAAGATGAAATATGA
- the LOC100381603 gene encoding Rhodanese-like domain-containing protein 7, with the protein MSQECMAPRAPLPPVGRNFAVAVGDEILYGDAPELVVVSFYRFADFPDHAAFRLPLKELCEELRVSGGIILAPEGINGSICGTPVAVDKILNFIQEDGRLKGLRMIQSPVTPEDEAIHHGHTSHSPVGAGEDAPFRWDHVRVKLKKEIVTFGDPGVMPTKIVGKYVKPKDWNDLISDPDTVIIDVRNMYEIRIGKFKKAVDPRTNSFREFPTWVDDQFQLVQSGTLGSGGDDNGTGEPSADLNASKSKQLPRVAMYCTGGIRCEKASSFLLGKGFKEVYHLEGGILKYLEEIPKAESLWEGECFVFDKRVSVGHGLAQGTHKLCYGCKQPVSDEDMLSPHWEYGVSCPHCFATKSEEEKERARARQRQFETFGVIGGPHMGKSPRGSAANNAVEFIQLPKSV; encoded by the exons ATGTCGCAGGAGTGCATGGCCCCGCGCGCTCCCCTACCGCCGGTCGGACGGAACTTTGCGGTGGCTGTGGGGGATGAGATCCTGTATGGAGATGCCCCGGAGCTGGTTGTGGTGTCGTTCTACCGGTTCGCTGATTTCCCCGACCATGCTGCATTCCGGCTGCCGCTTAAGGAGCTTTGCGAGGAGCTG CGTGTTTCAGGTGGCATTATCCTTGCACCTGAGGGAATCAATGGTAGTATATGTGGAACCCCAGTTGCTGTGGACAAAATCTTAAACTTTATTCAAGAAGACGGTCGTTTAAAAGGATTGAGAATGATCCAGTCACCTGTTACTCCAGAGGATGAGGCCATACATCATGGACATACCAGTCACTCCCCTGTTGGTGCTGGGGAAGATGCACCATTCCGATGGGATCATGTCCGTGTCAAATTGAAAAAGGAG ATAGTGACGTTTGGAGACCCAGGTGTTATGCCAACTAAAATCGTTGGGAAATATGTTAAGCCAAAAGACTGGAATGACTTGATAAGTGATCCAGACACT GTCATCATTGATGTGCGTAACATGTATGAGATACGCATAGGAAAGTTTAAGAAAGCTGTCGATCCACGTACAAACTCATTCAGAGAGTTTCCTACTTGGGTTGACGATCAATTTCAATTGGTTCAATCAGGCACCCTAGGGTCAGGGGGAGATGATAATGGAACCGGTGAACCATCGGCAGACCTTAATGCCAGCAAATCCAAACAGCTACCAAGAGTTGCTATGTACTGCACTGGTGGTATCCGATGTGAGAAGGCATCAAGCTTTCTCCTCGGCAAGGGCTTTAAAGAG GTTTATCATTTGGAAGGCGGGATATTGAAGTATCTGGAGGAAATCCCAAAGGCCGAAAGTTTGTGGGAGGGTGAATGCTTTGTGTTTGACAAGCGTGTCTCTGTGGGGCATGGATTGGCCCAAGGCACCCACAAACTTTGCTACGGGTGTAAGCAGCCAGTCAGCGATGAGGACATGTTGTCGCCTCACTGGGAGTACGGCGTCTCTTGCCCGCATTGCTTCGCAACGAAATCCGAGGAGGAGAAGGAACGGGCTAGGGCTCGGCAGCGGCAGTTCGAGACCTTTGGAGTGATAGGTGGGCCTCATATGGGCAAGAGTCCGAGAGGGTCTGCCGCTAACAATGCAGTGGAGTTCATACAGTTGCCCAAGTCAGTGTAA
- the LOC103630186 gene encoding uncharacterized protein isoform X2 produces the protein MSSETAAAPSETEAARANLLKRNSDDVGWEYGVLVDANNKDKVKCKFCDKEMRGGIYRLKEHLAHVGKNVKKCTSATPQALEAKEKCKKAIEAAKRKREEKTVRELELREEVNVSRVGEESEEVTCVGSSQPHKLGPIDKWTRAIDPTKADSFKQQQLNKELWKEREHEVHKFIARWAYNHGIPFNACDNDEFKQMCEAIGQFGPGLTPPTQDAFRGSLLEEEYERTKCLLQEREAEKMKNGCSIMTDAWSDRKRRSIMNICTNCADGTSFISSKEMSDVSHTSEVIFELVDKAIEDIGEENVVQVVTDNASNNMGAKKLLLEKRPQIFWTSCAAHTINLMLQGIGKLPRFRKVIDQAKSFTIFVYGHTRTLECLRYFTEGKELVRPGVTRFASYFLTLNSMQEKKDQLRKMVVHSRWDSLKDVKSKKGKEATATILSPAFWKDVKLMLAVFEPLVKVLRLVDGDVKPSMGFLYGELLKAKREIKEAFGNVESRFKDVMAVIEKKMNGRLDSPLHLTAFLLNPHYSYANPSIFDEPKMNEAFISCVEQFYYHDEDQQEQAANFELKKFQNREGPFSKKLARTFQNYDYNPASWWRLYGTETPALQKMATRILSLTSSSSGCERNWSGFEGIHTKKRNRLTTTRLNKLVYIQFNNRLMNNREKIKSKKITDVLLSSDTTEAQGFLQEGGDDCAQVVFRDEEEDEMEGTGIPWSVIGEAVGAEEQLEPRRSARVRELYEGEEFESEEEEYEDEDLCYSEDEI, from the exons ATGTCATCAGAAACTGCAGCTGCACCTTCTGAAACTGAAGCAGCTAGAGCGAATCTCCTAAAAAGAAATTCAGATGATGTTGGATGGGAATATGGTGTTCTTGTTGATGCTAACAACAAAGACAAGGTGAAGTGTAAATTCTGTGACAAGGAGATGAGGGGAGGGATTTATAGGTTGAAGGAGcatcttgcccatgttggaaagaATGTGAAGAAATGCACGTCTGCAACACCGCAGGCTCTAGAGGCTAAAGAGAAGTGCAAGAAAGCAATTGAGGCTGCAAAAAGGAAGAGGGAGGAGAAGACTGTTCGTGAGCTAGAACTTAGAGAGGAAGTGAATGTATCTAGGGTTGGAGAGGAGTCAGAAGAAGTCACTTGTGTTGGAAGCTCACAGCCTCACAAATTAGGGCCAATTGACAAATGGACACGTGCTATTGATCCTACCAAGGCTGATTCATTCAAACAACAGCAGCTGAACAAGGAACTATGGAAAGAAAGAGAGCATGAGGTGCACAAGTTTATTGCAAGATGGGCCTATAATCATG GAATACCTTTCAATGCATGTGACAATGATGAGTTCAAGCAAATGTGTGAAGCAATTGGACAATTTGGACCAGGACTtacacctccaactcaagatgcCTTTCGAGGTAGTTTGCTGGAAGAAGAATATGAAAGAACCAAGTGTTTGCTGCAGGAACGTGAAGCCGAGAAGATGAAAAATGGTTGCTCTATTATGACCGATGCTTGGTCAGATAGAAAGAGGAGAAGCATAATGAATATATGCACTAATTGTGCTGATGGAACCTCCTTCATCAGCTCAAAAGAGATGTCAGATGTGTCACACACAAGCGAAGTCATTTTTGAATTAGTGGACAAAGCAATTGAAGACATTGGTGAAGAAAATGTGGTGCAAGTAGTCACTGACAATGCCTCTAACAACATGGGAGCAAAGAAGCTATTGCTTGAGAAGAGACCACAAATATTTTGGACCTCTTGTGCAGCTCACACAATCAACTTGATGCTCCAAGGAATTGGCAAATTGCCTCGGTTCAGGAAAGTGATTGACCAAGCAAAGTCATTTACCATATTTGTGTATGGCCACACAAGAACATTGGAGTGCTTGAGATACTTCACAGAGGGGAAAGAGCTAGTGAGGCCAGGAGTGACTAGGTTTGCTTCATACTTTCTCACTTTGAACAGTATGCAAGAGAAGAAGGACCAGTTAAGGAAGATGGTAGTTCATAGCAGGTGGGACTCATTAAAGGATGTGaaatcaaagaaaggaaaagaggccACAGCTACTATATTGAGTCCAGCCTTTTGGAAGGATGTGAAGCTAATGTTGGCTGTTTTTGAGCCATTGGTCAAAGTCCTCCGTTTGGTTGATGGGGATGTGAAGCCATCCATGGGTTTCCTTTATGGAGAGCTACTAAAGGCAAAAAGAGAGATCAAAGAGGCCTTTGGCAATGTTGAGTCTCGATTCAAAGATGTTATGGCTGTAATTGAGAAGAAGATGAATGGAAGACTTGATTCTCCATTGCATTTGACAGCTTTTTTGCTGAATCCACACTATAGCTATGCTAACCCATCAATATTTGATGAGCCCAAAATGAATGAAGCCTTCATATCTTGTGTCGAGCAATTTTATTATCATGATGAGGACCAACAAGAACAGGCTGCCAACTTTGAATTGAAAAAATTTCAGAATAGAGAAGGACCATTTAGCAAGAAGCTTGCAAGAACTTTTCAAAACTATGATTACAATCCAG CATCATGGTGGCGGTTATATGGAACTGAAACACCAGCTTTACAGAAGATGGCTACAAGGATATTATCTTTGACATCAAGCTCTTCTGGTTGTGAAAGAAATTGGAGCGGGTTTGAAGGG ATACACACTAAGAAGAGAAATAGGCTGACTACAACCCGCCTCAACAAGTTGGTCTATATTCAGTTCAATAACAGGCTGATGAATAACAGAGAAAAGATTAAGTCAAAGAAAATCACTGATGTTCTCTTGTCTAGTGATACAACTGAAGCTCAAGGTTTTCTCCAAGAGGGTGGAGATGATTGTGCACAAGTTGTCTTTAgagatgaggaggaagatgagATGGAAGGTACAGGGATACCTTGGTCTGTTATTGGAGAGGCAGTGGGAGCAGAAGAACAGCTTGAGCCTCGTAGAAGTGCAAGAGTGAGAGAGCTCTATGAAggagaagagtttgagtctgaagaAGAAGAGTATGAAGATGAAGATTTGTGCTACAGTGAAGATGAAATATGA